The DNA sequence gacaccgcTTAGTTTTCTGTTCTTAGAGTTAACCTGTCACGACTCCTTGAATCAgaggcacattaaaaaaaaatgaatatactttctcaaaagaaaacaaaatactgtgcatcaattgtgaaaaaaatctttctgtaactttgtttttttacatttcataaatcttttcattcattccctctttcattaattaatttgttgATGTATTCAATTACCCACGATTTTCAGAGACAGATACTTGCCCCAGCTGCTGTATTCATGGAACCTACAATCCAtgagaaaaattgaaattaaacaaagatgtataaataattttacaaataattatcaGTGTTAAACTGATGTAAGTCAAAAGGACCAAGCTTACGGTTTGGCACGCATGGCTCATCTGAGCAGTCAGAACACTACCTGAAGAAGGGTTATTCAAACTGAGACCAGAATAAAGAGTAAGAGTTAACAATGGAAATGCTTATTGGAATGAAAATGGACTATAGAGTAGTTAAGgcaaagagaggaaaatgcagGAAGGGCCAGAAGTGGAGGAGAGCAAAGACATGAGGAGTCCATGATAACTGCGGCATTGTTAGCAAGGAAAGAAGAGACATAACATGAGGATAGGAAGTAAACTAGGAGTGAGACCATGTAGAAGTCTATGGATGAGACAAGATtttcagataaaataatttgtatttagaTGTATTgtggtattttaataaaaaaatatggtgcataaaagaaaacaaaaataaataaaaatattttgtatgttctttaattgactgatttttaaaactccaatcAGTTTGCACCCTAAGAATATAACTTCTGGTCCAAGGCAATTTCCCCAAACTGTAGATGAAGTTCTCTAAGTTGGGTGGCAAGGTTCAGCCATCTGCATGTTACCCTTTAAAATCTGAGTCCATTAGGTCACAGAAAATATCCTCTGACTCCACCGTGAAACCaaatattatatcattatatCATTGCCAATTCCAAAATTAAAGGATCACATGGTCTtagctttctctgctcctcttccttggCACCTTTTCAGCTGATATCTAATCTTTGCTAGCCATGGAACAAAACAATGGCACTGAAATAACTGAATTCATTCTCCTGGGATTTGCTGGTCAACGCAAGGCTTGGCATATCCTCTTCGTTGTATTTCTAGTGATCTATGTGGCCACCCTGGTGGGTAACATGGGGATGATCCTACTCATCAAGATGGATTCTTGCCTTCACACCCCAATGTACTTTTTCCTCCAACACTTGGCATTTGTTGATCTCTGCTACACCTCCGCTATCACTCCCAAGATGCTGCAAAACTTCGTAGAAGCAGAGCAATCCATCTCATTCGTAGGCTGTATGGTGCAATTCCTAGTCTATGGTGCTTTTGCAACAATTGACTGCTACATCCTGGCGGCAATGGCAGTGGACcggtatgtggccatctgcaacccaCTCCGCTATCCAACAGTCATGTCCCAGACAGTctgcattcaactcttggttgcTTCATACTTCATGGGCTTCCTGAATGCCTCTGTAAACACAAGTTTTACTTTCTCCTTGGACTTTTGCAAGTCCAAAAAAATTAACCACTTCTTCTGTGATGAGCCCCCACTTCTAGCCCTCTCGTGCTCCAACATTGACTTCAACGTCATGCTACTCACTGTCTTTGTGGGGTTTAACTTGATGTTCACTGTGCTGGTTGTCATCTTTTCCTACATATATATCCTGGCTGCCATCCTGAAGGTATCTTCTGCTGCAGGGAGGAAAAAAGCCTTCTCCACATGCGCCTCCCACCTCACAGCCTTCACTGTGTTCTACGGGACTGTCTCCTACATGTACCTGCACCATGGGACCAAGGAGTCTCAACAGCAAGAAAAAGTAGCTTCTGTGTTTTATGGCATTGTGATCCCCATGTTAAACCccctcatctacagcctgagaaaCCAAGATGTCAAGGAAGCCCTAAAGGGGATTGGAAAGAAGTTCTTCTAGTTTGAACTTTGATTTCTAACTCAACATGATTCAATAAGCAAACCAACcgttctctcttatttttcagcAACAGGTGTGACAAATGTTTGTGAGACACAAAGTCATTCCTTAGTTATATCAACAGCAtctgaaagagaatggaaaaacatgtcaAATGAACAATAGATAACCTTCTAACTCACGTGTTTCTtacagagaaagaatctgaaaagaatgtctttgatattgtttttgtatattttgagaaCCCCTCTTTTCAAATActcaatattaaaaagagaaaagtttattAAGCAGAAATGCATAATCAATATTACGTAAGTATCTCTATCAATGACAGGAGAAGGAAATCACTGGGATAAAATAATGTTTTGGCTTCTCCTAAACATGAAGAGATAGGAAGAGCAATACAACAGACATGAAAGTCCAGGAATAGGTCCAAACCCCTAAGATAATTGATCATGTGATGATTGTGATACTGCAGTCATAGGGCATATATGGATTATGTAACAAATAGTATGGAAATAATGACTAGATTTTGGTATGGAGTAAAGCTGGAAACTTATctacaaaaagataaattttaaatggctcaatgatttaaatgtaaaaattaaactctaaagaaaacactaaattttTTAAGCCTTTAGAATGAGGAAACCCTGtgtaaatacaaaacaaaacacctaataaattttctgcaaaaaaaatcaaagttttctgcagagcaaaatatactgcaaagtaaaataattaatattgagaaagaaatgtttgtagCTGTTATAGAGAAGGTATTTGACTCAAAATAGCAatataaggggtgcctgggtggctcattcagtgaagcatctgacttcgattcaggtcatgatctcagggtcttcggatcaagccccaagcaTCAACAGGGtgtctgcttattcctctccctctgttcctccccctgctcattccctctctctctctctcaaataaataaagaaaatccttttTAAGAACAGCaatacaaaagcaagaaaaaacgtTAAGAGGGCAACATATATGAACACATCattcacaaagaaataaatactaattttttggtaaaaatgtgaatgggggaaaaaggtaaacaaaactaaattatgctgtttttcatttaacCATAATGATAAAGTATGATAAAATTTTCTCAGCACAGTAGTAGAGAGGATTTGGGGACGTACTCACTCGAGATTTGCTACAACTGATTTAAGTAAATAAAGCCTCCCTCTGGAGGCAGGTGGGACTACCTGCCCAACTTGACCACATCACGCCCTTTGATCAGAGATTCCTCTACTAGATATCTTCTAATCCTAAAGATATATTCAAACTTATGCAcgttaatatatttattatcacACTGTCTTTATTAGTAAAGACTGGAAACCATATTGTTTACCAGTTGGTGGCGGGGAGGAGTCTGATATACAGATTAAGGAACGCAGCTGCTCGACAAATATAATTCAACGGTTAAAACAGGTGAAATTTCTCTGTCGATATAGATCACCCagaaatattaagtgaaagacaAGCTAAAGAACCACATGCAGAATGTGCTGGCAtttctttggggaagaaagaaagcatatAAACATTAATGTTTACCAAATACAATGCAAGGCTTATATCTGGAAAAATAACCGAAGATTCTAACAGTGTTGACCTCCAGGAAGGGAAACCGGCGGTTGGAATGGAGGGGCAGACGGAGTCTGGGGTGTTTACTCTAAGCACGTGCTTTTGTGCTTCTGAAATTTTCACCACGGGGATGCGTTGTTATACAAACCCCCaaagaggggctggagggatgaGAGGCAGGATCCGaggatgggaggcaggaagggaagaagcaggaaaagaaggaagagaaggagggaagaagaggaggcaaggaagcagggagggagagagggaagcaggacaAAAAGCAATTTGTCAGAAGCAGGACaactctcaaaaacaaaagcaagaaagtcTCTAATGACTGTAATACAAAAACAGATTTGTCCCCTCTGGAAATCCAAACTTTTCTTCAGCAGAAAATAACTACTGAATATTGGTTTTTTCCAATTGCATCTCAGTCCCAGAACCTCAGATTCCCAAGAGAGCCAGTGTTGATCCCTAGGCCCCAGCTATAAAATTCCTGACTGAAGGAAGCACACGAAGAAAGCTCAGTGTGAAATCAGTTTGCACACGTTGCAGAATACAGAAAGGACTCTGGAGGCAACTCCAGggtaagtaaagaaaataattcccaGTTTTCAACATAAGCTGTTTTCCTCACACCTTATGCAGGAAGTGGTAGAGGGAAAGGGTCTGAGCCGAGTTCTTCCATTTCACCCCAAGACCGGGAGGAATCACTTCATCACTGGTGAGGTCATGGAAATGGAGTGAGGGAACTCAGTTGGGCTGAGTGTTGCCTGGGAGAAgacatgaatgaacaaataattgaatgaatCAATTGATAGATCAATTGATCAATATTGTATGTCTTTAAtgtattctttgcatattttactACGGCCATTTGATGAGCACTCCATTGCATACCTGACCCTTTGCTGGGAAGTTGACATAGATTGGCTCACTTGATCCCCACATAACTGCAAAGCAGGCtatgctttttcctcttcttagtttttgggtttttttttttaactttttattttcaagtcctTAACAGTCACAGGAAGATAGGTCAAAGAGGTACAAAGACAGTACACAGAGGAACCATGTGTCCTTCAGCCATTTTCCTTCTGTGGTTACATCTCACA is a window from the Ursus arctos isolate Adak ecotype North America unplaced genomic scaffold, UrsArc2.0 scaffold_23, whole genome shotgun sequence genome containing:
- the LOC125281329 gene encoding putative olfactory receptor 5AK3; protein product: MEQNNGTEITEFILLGFAGQRKAWHILFVVFLVIYVATLVGNMGMILLIKMDSCLHTPMYFFLQHLAFVDLCYTSAITPKMLQNFVEAEQSISFVGCMVQFLVYGAFATIDCYILAAMAVDRYVAICNPLRYPTVMSQTVCIQLLVASYFMGFLNASVNTSFTFSLDFCKSKKINHFFCDEPPLLALSCSNIDFNVMLLTVFVGFNLMFTVLVVIFSYIYILAAILKVSSAAGRKKAFSTCASHLTAFTVFYGTVSYMYLHHGTKESQQQEKVASVFYGIVIPMLNPLIYSLRNQDVKEALKGIGKKFF